The Acidobacteriota bacterium genome contains the following window.
ATCCGAGAGCCGGAAATACCCGTCCGGCATCAGGCTGACGCCCCGGCCGAAGCCGCCGAAACGGGCCTTGTAATTGTCCAGCGCCTTTTCGCTCCACCCGGCGCGGCGGTAGAATTCCAGCGCCTGCTTTGGCGCCTGCCGGCCGGTATCGGCCACCAGCATGCGGCAAGTGATGTATTCCAGCCGGCTCATCCACAGCTCGGCGCCGTACTTGTGGCAGAGCCAGCCGGCGCTGCCGACATGATCGGGGTGCATGTGGGTGATGATGACCCGCTTGAGCGGCTTTTCAGGCGTCACGCGCGCATCCAGCAGCTGGCGCCAGGCGCTCTTGGTTTCCGGAAGCGGCAGGCCGGTGTCGACGATGGTCCAGCTGTCGCCGTCGTCAATGAGCCAGAGATTAATGAACTTCAGCGCGAACGGCAGCGGCATCCGCACCCATTCGATGCCGGGCGCGATGGTCAGCGTGGTCGCGATATCGGGGGTCACATCGCCCAGCGGGTAAGCCAGTTTGGGGCGCTGACGCGGGGCTGATTCAAATCCGTCCATACGGAACGATATACCTCATGTAGGACAGGTCGAGCCGTCACGCAGGGTCAAGATTACTTGATGGGCGACCGGGGCCGGGGCGGCAGTTTGGTGCGGCGGAACCCTTCCCCGGTCAGGCCGTAAGAGCGCGTCTTGTACGGAACTTTGGGCGCCAGCTCGGAAGCCACTTCCTTCGATTTCGCGCCCTTGCGGGCCTTGGGGCCAGGGGCCGGCGCCTTTTTGGCGGCCTTGGCGCTTTCGGTCTTGCCGACGCTGGCAGCGACCAGGGCGGCGCGTTCCTTGTGGCTCAGGGGGCGCCACTTGCCCTGTGGCAGGCCGCCCAGTTCGATCGGGCCAACGCGGATCCGCTGCAGGTCAACGACGCGCAGGTGGACCAGCGAACACATCCGCCGGATCTGGCGGTTGCGCCCCTCGTTCAGGATGAAGCGCAGCGTGTCCTCGCCCTCGGCATTGACCTTTGCGGGTCGCAGCTTGCGGCCATCGAGTTCGAGTCCATGGCGCAACAGCGCAAGCTTTTCAGGCGTGATCTCGCCGAGGACTTTGACGACATATTCCTTGTCGACATCACTCAGGGGGCCGATCACGGCCTTTGCGAGCACACCATCTTCGGACAAGATGAGCAAGCCGCGCGAGTCCTTGTCGAGCCGCCCGAGCGGCGCCATCTTGTTGTTGCGGCCCGGAATAGCGGGCGCCTGACCGACCAGCGTTTTCTCCGTGATCAGACGAATGGCCGGCGTCTCGCCCGGCTCCGGCGTTCCGGACACATAACCCACCGGCTTGTTCAGAACGATCGACAACTGGTTGTCGAGCTTGTTGGCCGCCTTGGCGTTCAGCTTGATCGTCTGGCCCGGCAGGATGCGCTCGCCGAGTTCGGTGACGACCTTGCCGTCCAGTTCGACCAGACGCTGCTCGATCAACGCATCGGCTTCGCGGCGCGAGCATACGCCTTCGAGCGCCAGCCATTTGTTGATCCGTACCGGCTCGGCGCCGTCGTATGTCTTCGTCCAGGCGGCCATGTGACTATCCGATCCCGAACAATGCGCGGCTGTTGGCAAGAAACCGGTCGCCGCCTTCGATGATGCCGGGCACGCGGCCCGGCGCTGCGGCAAGGGATGTTTCCGCGAAGAAACCTGCAAGCGCCGTCTGGCGTGCGCGGAAGTCAGCATCCATGCTGCGCGAGGCCAGCGCAGCGCGCGCCAGGAAGTGCCCGCCGATCACGTCACCCGCAAGCGCAAGGTAAGCAGTCGCACCGGCAAGCGCCTTGTCCTGCTCTTCGTCTTTCATTCGCGCCAGCATCCAGTCGGTCGCCTCGGCGAGCGCTTTCGAAGCAGCCCAGAGCCGTTCGGCCAGCTGCACGAATTGCGGATCGTTCGTCGAACGCGCGAGGCGGACGGTCTCGTCGATCTCCGTCAGCATGGCACGCATCGACGTGCCACCATTGCCGGCGAGCTTGCGCCCGACAAGATCGATGGCCTGGATTCCATTGGTGCCTTCATAGATCGGCGCGATGCGCGCATCGCGGTAGAGCTGCGCGGCGAGTGTCTCGCTCATGTAGCCCATACCGCCGTGCACCTGCACGCCAAGGCTCGCGACATCCACACCCATGTCGGTGCTCCAGGCCTTCGCAATCGGCGTCAGCAGGTCTTCGCGGGCCTTTGAGGCGGCGCGGATCGCGGGCACGTTGGAGGCGTGGGCAAGATCGGCCGCCACACCGCAGGCATAGCAGATCGCACGGGCCGCTGCGACGCGGGCGCGCATGGTGATCAGTGTACGGCGCACATCGGCATGGTGGAGGATTGGCGCAGCGCCGGCCACACCATCCGCTTTTCCCTGTTTTCGTTCCTGCGCATAATTGAAGGCCGCCTGATAGGCCGCTTCGCCCAAGCCGACGCCTTCGAGCCCAACGTTCAGGCGCGCCGAGTTCATCATCGTGAACATGCACGCGAGACCCTTGTTGGCCTCGCCGATCAGCCAACCGGTCGCGCCGGCGTATTCCATCACGCAGGTCGGGCTGGCATGGATCCCGATCTTTTTCTCGAGGCCGATGCAGCGCACAGCGTTGCGCGCGCCCGGCGAGCCGTCTTCGTTGACGATGAACTTCGGCACGATGAACAGCGAGATGCCGCGCGAACCCGCCGGAGCCCCCGGCAGGCGCGCAAGCACGAGATGGATGATGTTGTCGGTGAGGTCGTGGTCACCCCAGGTGATGTAGATTTTCTGACCGGTGATCGCGAAGCTGCCATCGGGATTCGGCACCGCCTTGGTCGACAGCGCGCCGACATCGCTGCCGGCCTGCGGCTCGGTGAGGTTCATCGTGCCGGTCCAGTCGCCAGAAACCAAGCGCGGCAGGTAGGTCTGCTTCTGCGCGTCCGTGCCATGCGCGAGCAACGCCTCGATGGCGCCCTGGCTCAGCATGGGGCACAGGCCGAACGCCATGTTCGCGGCGTGGAACATTTCCATCACGCCGAGCGCCAGCGCGCGCGGCAGTCCCTGGCCGCCCCAGGCTTCCGGGGCCGCGAGCCCCATCCAGCCGCCGGAGCGGAAGGCATCATAGGCGGCCCTGAAGCCGTCCGGCGCGATCACGCCGTCCGCCTCAAGCCGCGCGCCCTGCGAATCGCCAACCGGGTTCAGCGGCGCCAGAACATCCCGCGCAAGCTTGGCCGCCTCTTCGAGGATTGGCCCGACGATATCCTCATCATAGGCCTCCAGTCCCGGCAGCCCCGCGACCTGACCCAGGCCCGCTACAGCCTTGAGAGAAAACTCGATTTCGTCCGTCGGGGCGTCATAAGCCATCGGTAGTCCACGTCTTGGATAGGTGTTATGCGAGGCCAGTGATAATGAATTGGTTCAAAGATCGAAAGTCTGCACTACTTTCGCGGCCGACCCGTTGGGCATTTTGGAGACGAACACAATGAGACTTTTCCTGATTTCCGCCAGCGCACTCGCGCTTGCCGCGTGCGCCCCCACGACCGAGGCGCCGGCAACCGATGCCGCGCCGGCGACCGAAACGACCGAGCCTGCCGCCGCGCCGGTTGAAGAACTGCCGCTCGGCGCTGCCGGCACGTACACGGCGGACCCCTGGCATACGTCGGTAACCTGGCGCGTGAAGCACCTTGGCCTGTCGAACTACACGGCACGGTTCAAGACGGTGAACGCCACGCTGCAATTCAATCCGGGCGACCTCGCCGCGAACTCCGTGGAAGTCATGATCGACCCGCTTTCGGTCGAAACCGACTTCGCCGGCGACTACAAAGGCACCCACCCGGACAGCCCGTATGCCAGCTTCAACGAGTCCCTCGGCAAGAGCCCGGACTGGTTCAATGCCGGCGCGTTCCCGCAGATCACCTTCAAGTCGACCGGCGTGACGCAGACCGGCGCGGCAACCGGCAAGGTTACGGGCGACCTCACCTTCCGCGGCGTGACCAAGCCGGTGACGCTGGATGTCACTTATAACGGCATGGTCCAGCTGCCCTGGACGCCGGGACAGGACCGCATTGGCTTCTCTGCAACGACGACGCTGAAGCGTTCGGAGTTCGGCATGGACAGCAACCTCGAATTCATCGGCGACGATATCGACCTGCTGATCGAGACCGAGTTCCTGCAGGACAAGCCTGCAGAAGCCACCACCGAAGCTGCACCTGAATAATGTCTGACGCCGCTTCGTCACGGTACACCAGCGTTGCCATCGCCCTTCACTGGGCGATGGCGGCCTTGCTCGCCTTCATGATCTGGCTTGGCTGGAACATGGATGACAACGAAGCCCGCTACCAATTGCACAAGTCGATCGGCATTACGGTGCTGTTCCTTGCGCTGGCGCGGCTGGCCTGGCGCTATGCCAACCCGCCGCCGCCTCTTCCAGACAACATGGCGAAGATCGAGAAGACCGCATCGCATGCGGTCCATGTGGCCTTCTATGTCCTGATGATCGGCATTCCGATCATGGGCTGGTTGCTCGTCTCTGTCTCACCTTTTCAGGTTTCGACCGTGCTCTACGGCATGGTCAGCTGGCCGCACCTGCCCTTCCCCGACAGCTGGAAGAGCAAGGACCTGTTCGAAGTTGTCGAGACCATACACGGCAAGGGAGCCTGGCTCGTGATCGGATTGCTTGGCCTGCACGTCGCCGGCGCGGTGAAACACGAAATCGGCGCTGAAGACGGCGTATTGAAGCGGATGCTGCCGGGTCTGTTCGGCAAGGCGGCAGCGCCGGCCCTGCCCGCGCGCGGCGCCGTGTTCGCGTTTGGCGGAAGCCTCCTGCTGTTCGCAGCGATTGCGGCGATCCCGCTGCTTCCGCTTGGCTCAGGCAATGCTGCACCGGCCGGCGCACCCGCTGCAGCCACCAGCGATGTCAACTGGACCGTCGATTACGATTCCTCGGAGATCGCGTTCGAAGGCCTCTATGAAGGCAAACCCTTCGACGGCGAATTCGAATCCTGGACGGCCGAAGTCGCCTTCTACCCCGATGACCTCGCCCGATCTCACGTCAGCGTCATCATCGACGCCCGCTCGGCCAAAACGGGCAAGAAGCTATATGATGACAGCCTGAAGGGCGCCGAATGGTTCGACATGGCGGCTTTCCCGCAGGCGACGGTCGAACTGACAGATTTCAAGACCGCGCCCGGCGGCTACGAAGCGACCGCCACGCTGTCCGTGAAAGACGGCTCGGTGAGCATACCGCTTGCCTTCTCGCTCGAGATCGAAGGCGACCGCGCGAAACTTGAAGGCACCGCCGAGCTCTCACGCAAGGCGCTGAACCTTGGCCAGAAGTCGGACGCGTCGAACAGCTGGATAGCCGACAAGGTCGTGGTCACGGTATCCGGCCGGGCAGACCGCAAGGCGTAGTTGCCCCGTTTGTCGCCGAGCAGAGCAGTGATAAGGCGGGTCGGATGACCGCCCAGATCGTGCCCATCCTGCCAGAAACGATTGCCCTCGCCGCCGAAGTGCTGAGTGAGGGCGGCCTCGTGGCCATCCCCACGGAGACAGTCTACGGGCTCGCCGCCGACGCGGCCAACCCTGAAGCGGTCGCACGCATCTACGAAGCCAAGGGACGGCCGCGTTTCAATCCGCTGATCGCGCATGTCGCGTCGCTGAAGATGGCGGAAGCCGAAGCTGAGTTTTCTGATCTTGCGCGCCTGTGCGCCGAAAAGTTCTGGCCCGGCCCGCTTACGATGGTGCTGCCCGCGCGCCCGGGCGGCCAGGTATCTGACCTCGCGCGCGCCGGCCTCAACACGGTCGCGGTCCGCTGGCCGGCGCACCTCGCCGCGCGCTCACTTATTGCCGCATTCGGGCGGCCGCTCGTTGCACCGTCTGCAAACCGGTCAGGTCATGTGAGCCCGACCCGTGCCGAACACGTAATCGCCGATCTTGGCGACCGGATCGACCTGATCCTCGATGGCGGTCCGTGCGATGTCGGCATGGAGTCCACCATCCTCGGCTTCGAGGGCGAGGCGCCCGTTCTCCTCCGGCCAGGCGGTGTGCCGACAGCTGCCCTGGCCGACGCACTCGGCCGGCCGGTCCGGGCGCATAACGCAGACGCCGCCATCAATGCCCCGGGGCAGCTGAAATCCCACTACGCGCCAAACGCCCGCCTCCGGCTCAATGCCGACGCGCCGGATGCGGGTGAAGGCTATCTCGGGTTCGGGCCGGGCTCGGTGGCCGGCCTGAACCTTTCGCCGTCCGGCGATCTCGTCGAGGCCGCGTCCAAGCTGTTCGCCATGCTGCGCGCCCTTGATGCGCGGTTCGAGCGCATCGCGGTGTCGCCCATTCCCGGCACCGGGCTAGGCGAAGCCATCAACGATCGTTTGCAACGCGCGGCCTACCGCGAGGCAGACTGAAACGCTCAGCCGCCCGTGATGTCTTCCTTCAGGACAGTCATCATGAACTGGTAGGAGGTCTCGCCCTCGTCTTCGTCCTTGTAGACGACCGCGAGGAATTCGGCGCCGAGGTAGACTTCAAGCGAGTCATTCGCCTTGTCGCGGGCGAGCAGGCGCAGGCCGGGATTCAGCTTTTCCTTGAGATAGGCCTCAAGGCGCAACGTTTCTTCTTTGTTTATCATGGGAAATCCTGAACCAAATCAACACCGGGCAAGACTAGTCGCTTTGGGCCGCGCCGCAAAGTGCTGCACTGCAAGGTGACGGTCAGCTGGAGGCCTGGTCCGGAATGCCTTGGTCCATGGACTGCGCCGGCTGGCAGCAGCTCGGCCCACCCACCACCTTCGCGGGCACGCCGGCCACGGTGCAATGCGCGGGCACATCCTTCAACACCACACTGCCGGCAGCGACCTTTGCTTCATCGCCAACCGTGATGTTGCCGAGGATCTTGGCGCCAACGGACAGGAGCACGCCGCGCCCGATCTTCGGATGGCGGTCGCCGACTTCCTTGCCCGTTCCGCCGAGCGTGACACCGTGCAGCAGCGAACAGCCATCGCCGACAACCGCAGTTTCACCGATCGTAATGCCGGATGCGTGGTCGAGCATCACACCGCGCCCGATGCGGGCGGCGGGGTGGATGTCCACGTCGAACAGTTCAGACGCCCGGCTCTGGAAATGGAATGCCAGGGTTTCCCGTCCCTGCCGCCAGAGTTCGTGGGCGACCCGGTGCGTCTGCAAAGCGAGATAGCCTTTGAAGAAAAGGAAAGGCTGCAACATGCCGCGGCAGGCGGGGTCGCGCTCAAGCACCGCCTGCAAGTCGTCCTCTGCCATGGAGACGAGCGACGGCGCTGCATCGTAGATATCTGACACGACATGGCGCACCTGCTGCGTCGCCATTGCCGGGCTCGCGAGCTTTTCGGCCAGATGGTACGACAAGGCCTGTCCGAGACGGCCATGATTGAGGATCGCCGCATTGAGATAGCTGGAGAGCGAAGGCTCTTCTGCCGCCGCCGCCGTCGCTTCGAATCTCAGGCGTTTCCAGGCGGGCGCGGGCGCTCCGATGTCAGGATTGTCGATCATGAGGGGCTCCTGCGCCGTTGGTCAAAGCTACATGGCGCGTCCGCGGCGCGATTTCAACGAGTCCGGTCCGGGCGGCAGTTCGCCTATTCTGCATGCTGCATGTTTGCTGGTCTCGACCGGCCGCCGCGCCAGAACGGGCGCATCGTCGACAGGCGGAATACGGCCGGCGTGAAATACAGGGCCAGCAGCGCCGAACCGCCCACTCCGCCGGCGATACCGGCCGCCAGCGGCATCCAGAACGCGTCGCCCGACAGCAGGATCGGCACGAAGCCGCCCATCGTCGTCAGCGTGGTCGCGATGATGTGGCGCGTGGCGTCCATGACGACTTCGCGCTGCGCGATCACATCATCCGCCATCGCGGCCGGACTTCCCCGCAACAGGGACAACACGACGATGGTGCCGTTGATGGCGATGCCGAACAGGCCGAGGCTGCCGATGATTGCGTTGAAGCCGAACGGCAGGTTGAACAGCCAGACGCCGAAGAAGGCGAAGAACACCGACAGGATGCCCGTCGTCATGATCAACATCATCATGCGGAAGGAATTGAACACCAGCATCACGGCGCCTGCCATCACCAGCATCAGCGGCACACCGACCGCTGCGAGGTTGCCTACCGCATCGCCGGAATTCTCAGCCTCGCCGCCGATCAGCATGTCGTAGCCAGCCGGCAGCGCAAATCCGGAAGCGGCCAGCTTCTCCTGAAACTTTTCAAGGCTCGGCGCGGGCAACGTGTACGGATCAAGGAAGGCGAGAATCTGGTTCGTCCGCAGGCCGTCCCGGCGCGAGATGATGGCCGTCTTCGGCACAAGCTCCATCTCGCCGAGCGCCGATAGCGGCGTGCCTGTGTCACCCGGACGCGACCCGATGGTCTTTCCTTGAAGTTCGCTCAGGCTGGTGCGCCGGCTGTCGGACGAAATGATCCGCACCGGGAGTTCTTCAGTGCCTTCCAGCACAGAACCGGCGCGAACGCCTTCCAGTTCGGAATTGATGTTGGCCGCGAGTTCGACCAGACGACTGCCCGCAAGGCCGGTTGCCGACTCATCAGCTTTCAACCGCAGCGTCGGCGCGCCAAGCTCGAGCGAGGATTGGGCATAGGTGATACCCGGCGTCTCAGTCAGAACGGTGCGCACTTCGTTGCCGAGCCGGTTCAGGACCTCGAGGTCGGGTCCGCGCAGCACCAGTTCGATCGGCGCGTCAGCAGGCGGACCCTGCTCGAAAGGCAAGGCGAGGAACCGCGCCGACGGGAATTCGCGCCGCAATTGGCCCTGTACGTCGTCCACGATCTGCCGTGTGCGCTGGTTGCCATCCAGCTGCACCCAGCCATTCGCGAAACCTTCCACGCCGCGCGTGTTGTTGAAGGAGTTGTAATACACACGCGGCGACGGCTCTCCGAGAACCCATGTGACCGACTTCACGCCTTCATTCTGCTTGATCAGCTCGGTTGCCCGCTGCGTGATGGCCATCGTGTCGGCCAGGCTCGATTCGGCGGTCAGGCTCAGAGTCAGCTGGAACTGGTCACGCTCCGTCTGTGGAAAGAATTGCTGCGGCAAGCGCGTCATCAGCATCAGGCCGATGATGGCCGGCACAATGCAGATCACGATGCCGATCAGTGGAAACCGGATCACCGCCTCCAGGCTGGCGCGGTAGCCATCGGAAACGAAATCGACCGACACGCCATCGCGCCACCAGCGGCGCGGGCGGCGTTTCTCGCCCCGCTCCCAGCCGCGCTGCCGGTCGAACCAGCCGGCCATGGCCGGCACGAGAGTCACCGACAGAACAAACGACGCGACAATGGAGTAGATCACCGAAATGCCGATCATGCCGACAAACTCGCCTGCTGAGCCTGGCAGCATCGCGATCGGGGCGAAGGCGAGCGCTGTGGTCAGCGTCGAAGCGGCCAGCGGCGCAAATAGGTGTTTCAGGCTGCGGTCGATTGCTTCGAGACGCGACAGACCCTTCGCCCGCCACTGGTCGATGTCGTCGACGACCACGATGGCGTTGTCGATCAGCAAGCCAAGCGAGATAACCAGCCCTGTGACCGACATCTGATGGAGAGGCTGCCCAAAGATGTTGAACAGGATGAGCACCAGCGCGACCGTCAGCGGCATGGCCGTGCCGCAGACAAGCGCGGATCGCCAACCCATCGTGAAGAACAGCACGACGAACACGATCAGCGCGGAATAGCCGAGGTTTTGGGCAAGGCCGCTGAGGCGCGCGGTCGTATAGTGGCTCTGGTCGAAGACGATCTCGACCTTGATGCCCGGCGGCACGCCTTCCGCAAAGGTTTCGACGGCTCCGCGGGCCCCCTCCGCCCAGCGGTCAACGCGCTGGTTCGGCGATATATAGGCAGCTACCAGAACGGCGCGCTGGCTGTTCTCGAACGCCATCCGCGTTGGCGGATCCTCGTAGCCCTTCACGACGGTTGCCACGTCGCCGACGCGAAGAACGGACCCGTTCGGGGCTTGCAGCACAGGCACCGCGCGCACGCGAGATATGCTGTCCAGTTCGCCGCCCACTTCAACGCCGATGGTGCCGCCGTCGGTCCGCAACCGCCCTGCAGGCGATTTGGCATCGGCCGCCGCGATGGCATTGGCCGTCGCAGCCATACTCACGCCTGCGGCCGACAGGCGATCACCGTCCACGATGACGCGCACTTCCTCCGTGGGCATACCGAAAGTCTCGGTCAGCTCCGTCCCGTCGAGGCGGCGAAAGGCATCCTGCAGGTCAAGGCCGAGGCGGCGCATCACCGAAAGCGGCGCCTCGCCTTCACCGGTCCATGTCAGCGACACGATCATGGTGCTGGCGCCGACATAGAAGCGAGTGATCTCGCCGGGCGATGCGGCGGGCGGAAAGCTCTGTTGCGCCTTGGCGACTTGCTCGCGCACCAGCGTCCAGGCGTTGTCGACTTCGGTGACTGTGAGGTTTTCCCGGATATTGATGCTCGCCTGCACCACGCCCGCGCGGGCCGACGTTTCGACTTGTTCAATCTCCGGCAATTCCAGCAGCGCCGCTTCCAGAGGTTCGGCAACCAGCGCTTCCATCCGCTCGGCATCGGCGCCCGGAAGCGTGACGACCACAAGGCCGAACCGTTCGACGAGCGTCGGGTCTTCCTGACGCCCGAGTGAAAGAAGGGCACCGAGGCCGCCGAACAGGATCACGAGGATCGCAAGAACCGTCAGGCGGGGAAGCCGGAAGAACAGCGTGCGCATTTGCGAGCGTTTCCCTAGCCGTCGTTCTCGGTGGAGGCGCGCTGCGACTCCCGCGGCGTCACCGGCGCGCCGGGCGTGATACGGTGCAGGCCATCAATGATGATCCGGTCGCCGGGCTGCATCGGCCCGCGCACGAAGGCGCGGTCGCCGGCGGTGTGGATCATTTCCACAAGCCGCGCTTCGGCCCGCGCGCCCTTGCCATCCGGCGCGGCGACGTAGACCGTCCACAGACCGCGCGTCGCGCTGGTAAGCGCCTTGAGCGGCACCCAGAAGCCGCCTTCGTCAATCTTGCGCGGCATCGAAAGGCGCACGAGGCTGCCCGCCGGCACGCCGGCCGCCTGGTCGATGTCGAACACGGCGGTCACCGTGCGCTGCGAGGCGCTGACGACGCCCGTGATGCTGCGCAGCGTGGCTTGCACGGGCCCGGTCTCGGCCGTCAACATGTAAGGCTTGCCCGGTTCAAGCCCCGAAACGACACTCGCGGGAACCCCGATCTGCGCCTCGAGATGGCCCGCTTCAACGAGTTCGATCAGAGGCTGGCCGGGGCCCGCGATTGCGCCTTCGTCGGCAAACCGCGCCGTGACGACCCCGTCAAACGGCGCCGTGATGCGTGCGAGGTCAATCTGTACACGGAGCGTATCGGCCTGTGCCTTGGCGGCATCGATGCGCGCCGAAGCGGTAGTAGCCTGGGCCTCCGCCTCGTCGACGCGCTGGGTTGAGACGTGCCCTTGAGCCTGCAGGGTGCGCTGACGTCCGACCGTATCGAGCGCCAGCTGGTAGCCCGCGCGCGCCTCCGCCACAACAGCTTCGGACGACGCCAGCTGGGCCCCGAGCGCCCGTGTATCGAGCTTAGCCAGCGTGTCGCCGGCTTTCACCTGGTCGCCCACGCGCACGGCAATTGACTGGATCCGCCCGCCGCCCGGAAACCCAAGCTGGCTTGTGCGCTGCGCCTTCGCCAGGCCGGAAAAGGTTTCTTCGATCTCGAACGTGTCGATCCGCTCGATCTGCGCGACCTCGACCGTCAGCGGCTCCGGTTCTGCAGCAGCAACCTTGGGGCCTTCCGCGCTGCGCAAGCCGAACGCCGCGAAAACAAATCCGCCCAGCACCGCCGCGAGGATCACGACGAAGATCAGTCCCTTCATGAGCGTGGGCTTGAATTCGCGCTGTTGCAGGGCGGCGTGATAGTCAGGATCGGTCATCTTAATACCCGGAACTGTCAGACGTTGGCCTGCCGGGCTGTAGGCTGCGCACCATCAGTCCGACATGAAAGGCGGTGAAATCCTTGACCGACACGCCCGGCGAGGCGTCCGGCATCATGGTGGGGAAACCCGGCAAGTGAATCAGCAACTGGGCGAGCCCGTGCATCGAGGCCCAAAGGGACTTTGCAGCCAGCAGCGGGTTCATCGACGGATCGAATATGCCGGCCGCCTGTCCCTCCTGCACGAGGGCCGCGACCGTTCCGAACGCCTGCCCCTTCTTGGTCTGCTGGAACGTGTCCCAGTCGTCCGCAGGCTGATCAGCCGCTTCCGGTGAGCCCAGCGACGAAAAGGCCGCGAGGTAATGATGCGGGCGCTCGACGGCTACTTCGATATAGGTCGTAAAACACTTCCGGATGCGCTGGTCGAACGTCAGCGTCTGCAGGGCCGCCCGGTCGACGCTTTGCATCAGGCGCCCGAAGAAGGCCTCCTTCAGCTCGTCGACGAGTTCTTCCTTCGAGCCGAAGTATTTGTAGATGGCGGAGGGCGAATAATCGATCTCTTCGGCAAGCCGGCGTATCGACAGGCCGGCTTCCCCCTCCACCGAGAACACTCGCTCGGCAGCCTCAAGGATCGCGCCGCGCACCTTCTGGCGGCG
Protein-coding sequences here:
- a CDS encoding efflux RND transporter permease subunit, which codes for MRTLFFRLPRLTVLAILVILFGGLGALLSLGRQEDPTLVERFGLVVVTLPGADAERMEALVAEPLEAALLELPEIEQVETSARAGVVQASINIRENLTVTEVDNAWTLVREQVAKAQQSFPPAASPGEITRFYVGASTMIVSLTWTGEGEAPLSVMRRLGLDLQDAFRRLDGTELTETFGMPTEEVRVIVDGDRLSAAGVSMAATANAIAAADAKSPAGRLRTDGGTIGVEVGGELDSISRVRAVPVLQAPNGSVLRVGDVATVVKGYEDPPTRMAFENSQRAVLVAAYISPNQRVDRWAEGARGAVETFAEGVPPGIKVEIVFDQSHYTTARLSGLAQNLGYSALIVFVVLFFTMGWRSALVCGTAMPLTVALVLILFNIFGQPLHQMSVTGLVISLGLLIDNAIVVVDDIDQWRAKGLSRLEAIDRSLKHLFAPLAASTLTTALAFAPIAMLPGSAGEFVGMIGISVIYSIVASFVLSVTLVPAMAGWFDRQRGWERGEKRRPRRWWRDGVSVDFVSDGYRASLEAVIRFPLIGIVICIVPAIIGLMLMTRLPQQFFPQTERDQFQLTLSLTAESSLADTMAITQRATELIKQNEGVKSVTWVLGEPSPRVYYNSFNNTRGVEGFANGWVQLDGNQRTRQIVDDVQGQLRREFPSARFLALPFEQGPPADAPIELVLRGPDLEVLNRLGNEVRTVLTETPGITYAQSSLELGAPTLRLKADESATGLAGSRLVELAANINSELEGVRAGSVLEGTEELPVRIISSDSRRTSLSELQGKTIGSRPGDTGTPLSALGEMELVPKTAIISRRDGLRTNQILAFLDPYTLPAPSLEKFQEKLAASGFALPAGYDMLIGGEAENSGDAVGNLAAVGVPLMLVMAGAVMLVFNSFRMMMLIMTTGILSVFFAFFGVWLFNLPFGFNAIIGSLGLFGIAINGTIVVLSLLRGSPAAMADDVIAQREVVMDATRHIIATTLTTMGGFVPILLSGDAFWMPLAAGIAGGVGGSALLALYFTPAVFRLSTMRPFWRGGRSRPANMQHAE
- a CDS encoding efflux RND transporter periplasmic adaptor subunit — its product is MTDPDYHAALQQREFKPTLMKGLIFVVILAAVLGGFVFAAFGLRSAEGPKVAAAEPEPLTVEVAQIERIDTFEIEETFSGLAKAQRTSQLGFPGGGRIQSIAVRVGDQVKAGDTLAKLDTRALGAQLASSEAVVAEARAGYQLALDTVGRQRTLQAQGHVSTQRVDEAEAQATTASARIDAAKAQADTLRVQIDLARITAPFDGVVTARFADEGAIAGPGQPLIELVEAGHLEAQIGVPASVVSGLEPGKPYMLTAETGPVQATLRSITGVVSASQRTVTAVFDIDQAAGVPAGSLVRLSMPRKIDEGGFWVPLKALTSATRGLWTVYVAAPDGKGARAEARLVEMIHTAGDRAFVRGPMQPGDRIIIDGLHRITPGAPVTPRESQRASTENDG
- a CDS encoding TetR/AcrR family transcriptional regulator; protein product: MSPPLDLETSPAERRRQKVRGAILEAAERVFSVEGEAGLSIRRLAEEIDYSPSAIYKYFGSKEELVDELKEAFFGRLMQSVDRAALQTLTFDQRIRKCFTTYIEVAVERPHHYLAAFSSLGSPEAADQPADDWDTFQQTKKGQAFGTVAALVQEGQAAGIFDPSMNPLLAAKSLWASMHGLAQLLIHLPGFPTMMPDASPGVSVKDFTAFHVGLMVRSLQPGRPTSDSSGY